The Onychostoma macrolepis isolate SWU-2019 chromosome 20, ASM1243209v1, whole genome shotgun sequence nucleotide sequence CATTACATATACAACAAGATTTAGACCTAGTTAATATCTGCACTTGCTGTACTGAAGCCATTGTATTTCCCTGAGTTTCCTTCAGCTTTTTTGTCCATCTCCGTTTGTTTTCCATGGTGGTGTTGAAGTTTTACACTTCGTTGACTCTTCATGCATCTTAACCTCTGGATGAACTGCGGGGAGTGGCTTTTAAGAGCTTCATGAATGGCTGATGTGTTGCCTTTATGTCTGGGTTAAAACACTTTGCCATGGCTCTAATGATGTGCAGAATGGATATCTGAAATTGATACCCGAAAGACACCTTTTCCTGCTTTAATAAAGTACTGCATGATGATCATCCTGAGCAGGTTTACATTTGCCTTTTTCCATCTATCTTAAATCAAGTGAACCATATCCCcaaatatatagaagtaaatgaATCTTGCCTCATGATTACAAGCAGATCTTTTAGACCCATGGTGATGTCACTGCCTAGAGGTGCTACAATTTCATGATGTAGACATTGTTTTTGGGAAAGATCACCATCTGTTTCACCACAATTGCTTCTGACTGTGCTGCTAAACTGAAGTGGAATGATCAAGTCAAGAAATCTGTGTTTTAACCAGCAGCCACGGTTTGTCAGCAGTCATGTCATGTTCTTGCAGTGGTATGATTGCTGTGACACTATTAAACTAATCACACTTGTATACTTGTAGTTAGACTTCTATGTGTGCCACCCAAGTGAGAATGGGAACTGGGAGTTGTTTGCTTGAATATTTTATGCTGTCGGTCATTTGGCCTGGGTCGTTTGAAGAGCCCATCTGCCTCTCGCAGTCAGACAGTTTTTGTCCTGGAGGTTAGCAGCTGGTCAGAGtctaatgctttttaaaaaatgggcTCAGCTCCTCCTCAGAGTACTTGATATTGAGTGATTTGGAGTTTGTATCTGAGCTCTTTTGTTTAAGACAATATGATTAGAACTGAACTGGCTCATTTTAAAGGTCTGTTGAAAATGTGTGCTTTCCTTATGCATCTCAAGTGTCTGTACTGATTTTGAtgaaccagtgttattttagtatcatttatatACTAAGGTATTTGTTCATAGTTTGAAGATTTTGAAGCTTTGAAACAGTAACAACACTGGGATAAGCATGATTTGCTTCTTGATTATTATTGTCTGGTGCTGAATGAGTCATCACTATTTTTGACCCATTTTTCCTGAAGATTTtaaatatgtagcctatatcTGCTGAATGAGATTATAGTACTACATAGAAAACCTTAAAGCTAATAGCGTGGATGAAAAACCACAAACTGCAGTTTTGATTCCTCTTCCTGTGTACATGGGGAAACTTTTGCTTTCTAAAAACTAATGCCAAGCATGTGATGTAATTTTATGATGTACTTATCCAAAAATGTGATCTAGTTTTGATCATCTTAAAACCTTTCATGCTAgattcagccaaaaatgacGTGACTTCTCTGCAGACTTCGCTCCCTCCTTGATTCTAGGTCAGGACATAGTGTTCATCATCCATACTGCCATTGCCTCAGAGGAAAGCTGTTACTCAAATGTGCTTCGCTGTGCAATAACCCCCGAGTTGTCATGGAGATTGTTTTCATCCTGGCAGATGCATGTGTGTAGCAGCCGAGCTTTTTGGAAAGTACGTTTTATCTCCATTTCTTACTTCAGTTAACACAATCTTTGGATTTTTGCATGTTGCAGAGATTCTCATATTTCAATAACTGAGCGGAAATATTCCATTTAAACGCGGATAATCTGAGAGCCGGCACTCTGCCTGCTTCATCCTTTCAGTTTAATCTCAAATGATAGCTGCTATTCAGCATAGAGCAGCTTGTGTTATTGGGGTCACTGGAAAATTCCACTGCGAGTTctgaaaaacatgtttattcTCTGTGAATTCTCTTTTCCTGATTCCAATACCTGGACCTGTTGAGAGGGAAATACCACAGATAAAATATCCTCATGCTGTTTCGGCCCGGATCATCACACGCTAAAGATCATCTACCAAGATACTGTGCACTTCTTGGTGCAGATCTTCAGTTGATTCGAAAGCGCTGTAGAATTGATCTAACATGCTgtttttcattcagaaattccACTGGGTTTGCAGAGCGTGGAGAAGACAGGCGTACAGTGATATCTTCTTTAGTGAGGGAAAGGTGCAGAGACGGAGGAGGGAAGGGAAGACCACTCATCCGGCTCACGCGTCGAGCAGCCGTATGCCCATATAAGGGCCTTGTGACTCCATGGCAGAGTCCCTGTGGGGTCTGTTCATGCCCTGTCCTCAGGTTTGAGGGGGGGAAGGGGAGTGTGAGCACTATGCACACTGACAGATGGGAGTCGAGCCAGAGGGAGGCAgttctttatctctctctctgtctgttagAAGGTCTGGCTTTATTAACACTGTTGCGATGCGTGTGGGCAGAAGAGGCCGATGTATTAATTGGGATCGCTGATCTTAATCTTCTGAAGGAATCTAGAAGGAAACGCTGTCTGGTGGGAGGGTGACCGTGAGTATCACTGTGTGCTGAGAAAGGGGGAAAGCTCATTTCAAGCCTCCCTGGGAAAAAAGGTCAACACATGTTGATATCAGCTCGTCTTTTGTCAGCGCAGCTCAATAGAGAGCTGCTTTGTGGATGACTTTATCATGAAGACAGCTTCCTTTTTCCTTGACAAATGGATTGTTAATTTGGCAGCTTAAGGGTGTTTCACAACTTGTGTGACAAGTTTTTTGCTTTCGTCATGATCATTCTTTGCATGAATGCCTAGTGTTTGTTGTTTGAATGTTTTTCCTTTTCCATATGGTTGAAGACTTGTCTATGATGTGCACTTGTCTATGATGTGTTAAAagacttattttaattaaccAACGAAGGCCATACTATGCAGAAAATTGCTGTAGAAAGTGTCTCTGCTGGTTCCTGCCCTCCAGAGTGTTTTTGGGTTGCCATTAGTTGCATTTAGCTGGAATGTCTCTAGATATTTAATACCCCAGTTAACATGAAACAGCTgtaaagtgcattttaaatcTGTTAGTGAGCTATCCACGATGAAATACATTGAATAGACTGATTACTATGTCattgtttatatatgtgtgtgtgtatgtatgtatgtatgtatgtatgtatgtatgtgtgtatgtgtgtatgaatatatattagtggtgggcatagattaatttttttaatctagattaatctcactgtaatcttggaattaatctagattaaaatggctcatttgaattctgccaagtagatcagaataagttcactactagtagtaaacaactagcagtcatcaagaatttaatattgataataacattgaagacattgtatgattatgccttaaagataaggttttaatagttttagtagtagtagccgttctgcccaatgtcttcaagtgaaaccgaacttttattttgacgggttgccgtgaggatagtttttctcaaatgaaacgctcgaatgctcatgaagtgactctcagagcagttctggagatgttgttcatgtatttatgtcctcatttagtgagacgacagacgttaatatcgccgcaagcgtcacgcggccttctgtatgagtagtaaACAAACCcatgcgtctgcgccatacattaacacagagacacacagaagtcatatttagaTAGAcattttgcggcttaatatttactaataggagtgggagtgtgctcacttgtgtgtgtgcgccacgcttgtgtgtgtgtgtgtgtgtgtgtgtgtgtgtgtgtgtgtgtgtgtgtgtgtgtgtgtgtgtgtgtgtgtgcgaaccgggcggaactccgctgtgcgcgatacagagaccatgtaacgtagagacagaaatgacttgccgatttccattgggaagcttcttaaaataaattttcctgaagcaaacccggcttcatagctgcatccatgttagcacgcatacacacaggttcgaagactgctcgcggtatacatccgcgctaaaatatcaaggtgaaagtcatcatagcttgcgtagtatagatcCAGCTCCcagcccaactttgagaatagattaacgccgatattttttttatcgcccgataagagtctcacgttaacgcagcacgttaacgccgataacggcccaccactaatatatattaatataatataaatatatgggGTAAAGTAGTGGCATAAAGACAAACAAGATATTATTCAAAACCTATTTTTGAAAGTATATAGCTCACATTGCAATTTTTGTTGAAGTGACATCAAAACTGATACAGTCATGCTCTTTATGTTGTTATTggcttttttttcccttttttttttttttttacaatttattcacAAAATTGGTTACTTTAACAGGTGGTTAAGTATAGCCAGTTGTTGTCGTCAtatgtatttgtattaaaatggCAGGGATAAATAATGTAAGCAAGATTATTGTAAGCaagattatatttataaatataatcttGAGTATAAAAGGtgaacaattaaattatttattattattattttaaataaaattatatatctaCTTTAATTATACCTTTTAAAgtgcattacatttaaaaaaaattcaggcaTACAGAAAatagatgtttttgttttctgttattCTTTTCATATATTAAACAATAtgaaattttataatatataatttttttgtaatgtatttgatatgatatatttaagtgtttttcataataaaaaaagacactAACCACTTCACAATATGGAgataatatatgcatgtattatGCCCTGTATGTATTTATAGTGTGTTAAATTTGACTGTAGAACTGTAGTGTAGCTTTAAAAGCATAACTGTATTTATTCCTGCTCTGCTACATAACGTTGCAAAAGAAGTGGCACAGCAATACTAGATCCCAGTTTAAACACCTACATAATGAGAATGATCTTTGGCACAGCTCACTTGCAGTGTCATAAACAGTTTGCATTTTGAATTACTGTTCATATTTTATGCCATTCGATTGGTTTGATTTTCTCATTAAACACAACTTGACTGATTTGCTGATCTGTCTTCTATTTTTCAGAATCAAGAAGAAGTGGATGATCTAAAAGGAAGCATACGTTCTCCTCCAGAAAAGGTAACACTGAGGCATCCTGTTGATTATGGCAATATCAGATTTATAGTTACATCACTCATTTTGAATAGGCTTGTTTGCAGTGTCAGCATAGGTTCAATTAACTCTGCTCCTCTTGCCACAGTATGTAGCATTTCCTTTTTGTGTAAGCAAATGAGCTTAGAAACACAGCCAGACATCATACAATAAACACAACTGCTGTAAACTCTGAATGAGAGCTGTGGTGTTCAGCCTCCACAAAGCAGGAAGTGTTGTAGTGTAGGCCGGTGCCTCTCGTAACATGAGGATTTGATAAACACAAACACGGTCACTGTGGGAACCCCATTAGGAAGTGAATAAACCAGTAATTTGTGAAGTTGTAAATATTGCGGCTGTATGCAAGACCTGAGCAAGAACAATCTCTGTTTAAGCCCAGCCGAGATGCAAAAGTTCATTTACTGCTCTGTTTATGAGCTGCTCAGCAGGCAGAGGCTAACAGAGGTCTTTTCAGCCATGGATAAAGTGGATTATTGTTTGGCTCGCATGGCCTCTAATTGCAGCATACATGGTTTAATTGCGAAGCACAGAAGCTTTTGATTTGATCTAATTCCAGTAGCCATGGGGGTCTTAAGGGTAATGTATGTACATCCAGTGCAGGGCtgaacttaaagggatagttcacccaaatataaACGTTCGGTCAGCTtgttattccaaacctatatCAATTCTTCTGTTTTGCAGAACATAAAaccttttgaaaaatgttttgtccatacaatggatATCAATGGGCTCCACCATAAAACACATGCAGCTAGTACTAATAGCATTATTAAAATTAGTCTGTTTGGTCTTACTCTAGTTTCTTTAAACAGGAAGTTGTTTTGTGTGACACTCCCTCACCAACTTTCCTGGTTACTCCATTTTAAAACATCCACTCGCGCCCCTCATCACACTACACCTTTTTTCATACTAGCTCTCTAAAGCGTGTAAGAGCACTTGTGAAGGGTTTGTCAAGGAACATTACACTGCACAAACACACTGCCAAGGCCCCTCCAGCATTTTTACACCATAAGGTCACCCCATTACCAATGCAGGTCAAGGCCTATGTGTGCGCATGTGTTTTGAGATGCATTTGTAATGGGTTTTTATATGTAGTATGTGGGCAGTGTGCTGGATTTGTGCATGTCGTGCTGTGATGATTCACTCTGTATAATGAATAGAGTTCATAGTGAaggacacacacatgcacgctcACACAGACACGGCTTAGAAATGGGCTGAATGTTCTGTGCCCGCTTTGTTTCACAGCCACCAGAGTGACAGTTTCTCATGCTTTTGCAAGTGCAGTTGTTCCGATGGTTGGAGCACTTTATGTTTGACAGGAAGCTCGTTTGAATCGCCTGCACTCATGTGTGGCGGTTAACCACATACAGCAGAAACGGTATTGTCTTCACATCCTCTTGCACATTAGAGCATCTGGAGGATCATACTGACTTGCTGTAAACTTGGTCGGTTTTTAttctgtttgcattttttttttttttttttttggtgacttGTTAAATGTGCTACACACTCAACCAccaattaaatataaacattctaGCTGAGATTCATGAAAGTGCCAAAAATTGTTACCATGCTAATGCCAGATGATAATGATGCTATTATTATAGTGTGCACTTGCTCCCTCTGCTGGAGCAGTGAAGAGTCACATGCActgcatgcattttaaagtcaccatgaaataaaaatttgacaATTTTTGTGTGGAATatgcagtttattattaataatgtatgcatgcacattattatttttaacaaaataaaataatctctcCTCTTTAGCCTATCTGCCAGTGGGCACATTGACATGTACACATTTATATACACTGATAACTACcaaaaatcagatgaataaaatAACCCGTTTTACCAATTTACATGCAAATCAGTAACCCGACAATGCAAGTAAACTGCATTTGCaagactttattaaaaatcTGCTTATTTCCTGGTTGTGATTACATCAAAATCCATGTATTCTACTCTTTTGAGTATTccatttgttatgttatgttaagttaaataaatgcatactggTAAATAAACCATTAAAAAGAGTATTCCAAAATGTCAAGGGAGATTTGCACAGACTCATTTTCTCATATTTGAATTTCCTAAGACTGTACCACTTGTCCTATGGCTGCATGAGATGAgaacacattttttattcaatttcttgGGTCAAGAAAGAGTCGGAACTTGCAATATATTTCCTCCTCCCCTACCGTAAAACATTTGCTGTGGTTAGATGTGCTTCCTCTCATATATTACACAGGTGTTTACATGCTAGACAAAATCGAGgtaatgaacaaaaatgtagTTGTGTTTATCAGTTTATGCTATAGCGGTTTATGAACTTACACCGGAAAAAGCATTGTCggcatattaaaaataataatgtgtttaagaATGTGCAGTCATaacttttaatgattatttagcATAGCCGGTTGGTTAAATAAACACATCAGTAACTATACTCTGTAAAGtgttttaaaacagctgttataATCTCATTTGAAATAACATATCAGCATATCAGAGCATTTCAACAATTTTTATTCTCTGGCTGTGAGTACATATGAGAAGGGCTAAGTGAAACTGACCTACAAAGAAGAAAACCAGTATCTCCTGTGTGCTATGTGTTGTTTTCAGAGTATTTCGGAGTACCAGCATATTCTTTTTATCTGCTAGTTATGTGCAAATTTAGATTGATTAGATTGTCTAGAACATCAATGTTAAACAAGTAGTATATTACAGTTCTAATTGCAGCTCTCATCATTTTTGCTTTGACTTGTAATGAAGTCACTTTATTGGTGATTTTAGGTTTCTGAgttttatttcatgcaattGTTTTTTATCGTTATATCTTGATTAGGTTTCGCTGGAATGGGTAATCTTCTAAAAGTCCTTACAAGGGAAATAGAGAACTATCCACATTTTTTCCTGGACTTTGAAAGTAAGTTTTGAGAAGAGGTGGAGTCTGGGGTTGGCGAGACTCTATAACCAGCTGTTTTTTCCCCAGCAGTGGCAGGAGGAGCTGGACTGACAGTCTCAAAGCTCTTATAAGACAGCTTTCCCTCGTTGCTTTCTTGTGGTGAAAGTTTATGCTTCCTGATGTCCAGAGCTGACTCTTTGTCTAAAGTGTGTAACTAGAAAAAAATAGCTGATTTCTTCAAGTAAAAAGGAAAAGCAAAAACGGTTCAGATTCAATTTGGAATGATTTCCACGTTCACCATGAGAAGTTGAGGGAATTCTGTGTTTAGGAGCATGAGACTTTGTAGAATCACTCTTTAACGCTCAGTGTGACATCCTGTGATTTTATTGTCTTTGACGTTCAACACCTTTCTCTTTTCTGTCTTTCTACctttttcctctctttctcttcttgCTTTTCTGTTTCAGAAACCAAATGGGGAATCTGTTAAAAGTGCTCACTTGCACAGAGCTTGATCAGGGGCCAAACTTTTTCCTTGACTTTGAAAGTGAGCAGAGCTTTTGCCTGGCCTGGTGTCTGTCACTTTTTCCAGCTACTAACATTTTGCAAGTACCATTGTCAAAATTGTCCTTGCAAATCTACTCGTCACAACACAACAGCAAAACAGAGTTTACACAATGCTTTTGCATATGCAAATGCTTTGTACAAATGGGTTTGATCTGGCAAATAGTAAggatattttatcttttttacaCCATCTTTAATTCTATGAACTCAAATTGCAAATAcatagatatttaaatattttcttgaaaatctaagtaaagaaaaagagaaaactcAATCTGATTTGTTGTTGGCAAATGTGCATGACTTGACAATCAGTATTTGTAACTAACCACATATCCAATATGGCTATGTATGTCTATGTAGCATGAGACATTCTCTGAAAATGATCTCCTTACTCTTTTCAGCTTCTGCTTGTTCTGTGATGTTTTTCTAATCTCTGTTTGTCTCATTCTGAAATCTCAGCTCTTTTGATCCTTTACGTCTGTACTTATTCGGTGAACTTTGAAATCCTGTGTGACCTTACACTCAAAACCTGTTATATTACACTAAACAttggattttgtttttctgtctaGAAAATTTTAAGAGAGCTTTACCCAAAATGTTCAACATTTCCTGAGTATTTGCTTTGCTGAGCATCTCTATGAAATGTTGAAATATCGGGGAACCTCTggtttaaagaaagaaaatgatttttcataTGAAAATATCACCATTTGTTTGTTGTGATTATACATTGCTCCTAAAAATATTTGGGCGCTTAAGCTTCAATTTAATGTATGAATGTCATTACATTACGTTAGATGAGAtgacaaaatatcaaatcaagtggtatttattttgaagaaaaataacATTGCTCACATTTGAAGCAAAACATTTCATCAGAAGTTCATGTGGTTTTAAAATCAAAAGCAATTGATGCGCTGATCAAAATTGACATGTTTGGCCACTTTCTAGTTGTCAAATTTGGTGGTGGTTGGGTGTTGAACTGGAGACtaaccaaataaaataatgacttcATACATGCATTTTACTTCACTACTAAAACTTCAGTTGTCGGAAATTTGGAAAAATGGAAGTGAAGATCTGAGCTCTATAGCTCTGTTCTCTGGTTTGCAGTTGACACCTGGTTTGATATTATATCTAATGCTGTGAAATGTATTGCATGTAATAACTAGTGCTTGGCAGTGCGTAATGTAGTTTATTTGTGTCAGATGCACAACCGACAGACTGTGAGAGAGAGGTGTGGAACCAGGTGAATGCTGTTCTCCAGGAGTCAGAGAGCATCCTGTCCGGCCTGCAAGCCTACAAGGGGGCGGGCCAGGAAATACGAGATGTACGTCTGATTAATAGTTATCTGATTAAGACTTATGGGTCAATCAGTTGCATTTAATGGCATTTTGTGGATTATATTTCTCATGCCAGATTAAATCATGTGACTTGTTTGACATTTTAGGCAATACAGAATCCTAATGACATGCTCCTTCAGGAGAGGGCGTGGAACTCTGTGTGTCCCCTTGTCATCCGCCTAAAGAAGTTCTATGCTTTTTCATTGAAACTAGGTACACTATTCATATATAATTACCTATGTCCACACATTTTCTCCTTAATCAGTAAAAACATAATGTAAGCTCTGCATCTGATTTATTCTTCTCTTCCATGTAGAGGAAGCACTGCAGAGCCTTTTGGAGTCTCTGACGTGTCCACCGTACACTCCCACTCAGCACCTGGAGAGGGAGCAGGCCCTCGCTAAACAGTTTGCTGAAATCCTGCATTTCACTCTCCGCTTTGATGAGCTGAAGGTGCCAGCTGCTTCACTGATTTTGTCACGCACCAATTTTCATATTAGgggaatttaaaaaataagaggAAATGTATTGATTGCCGCTGTGCTGCgccttttaaaatttatttaacatttatttagatgaGGATTCCAGCTATCCAGAATGACTTCAGCTACTACAGAAGAACAATCAGTCGAAACAGATTAAACAACATGAATGTAAGTGCAGGAACCTGAGATAAAAGAATATTGTACAcactgctgtgttcatttcTATATATTCATGTGTGggtatgtgtgtttttctctatcaagcttgatattgaaaatgaGGTCAATAATGAAATGGCAAATAGAATGTCTCTGTTCTATGCTGAAGCCACTCCAATGCTGAAGACCCTGAGCACAGCAACGACAAACTTTGTGACAGAGGTACTGCTCGTTTCTACAGTCGTAATTTTAGCACTTTAATTCCCATCAGAAATACTGGAGAACACTAATGGTCAAAAGGTTGGGGACAGTAATTGGAAAgaatttaatactttaattcagcacaGATGCACTAAATTAATGATCAGAAGTGACAAAGACTAGGGggaaactgttattttaaatatttcacaataatattgTTGTACTGTATCTTACTGTATCCTTTCAAAAACCtcttcaaaaaaaaatcttaccagtcccaaacttttgaatgctagtgCGTGATAATCAATAGGCTACGTGCATTACAATTTCCGAGTGATTTATTCCTTTAATTCTTTCTCTGTAGAATAAGACATTACCTCTTGAGAACACCACAGACTGCCTGAGCACTATGGCAAGTGTATGCAAGGTCATGCTAGAGACACCGTAAGTACTCGGGCTGTTTCCTATTGCTGCTTTAATCAGTATATCACTTCATATATGCCTTCAAAACAATCATGGGAAATCTATTCTGAAATGTTGtagtttgattttaaaatgctcaaatatttttaatggctAGACATTGCTATTTGGGCATtcttatttacaataataacttGCTGATAACATCAATCTGTCCGCTGAAGGAAACCACTAGTGTGAGTCTTTGCATAATAACGGTTTCCTATGGGACATGGGCCTTCCTCATGGGGGCTAAACTAACTGAACTTTTATAATGGTTTTGACTTTCTGGAGACATTTGTACACTAATTGTTTAACAGTCAAGTATGCTTTTTGTATCGACTAATCATTAACTGTGGAGTGCCTGTATTGAAGTGTATCATTGTGGCATATTTTTCCTCTGTTAACAGAGAATACACAAGTCGATTCAACAGTGAAGACACACTTCTGTTTTGTATGAGGGTGATGGTGGGGGTTATTATCCTCTACGATCATGTGCATCCAAACGGTGCCTTCAACAAATCCTCAAAAATCGATGTAAGGCTACATTCTCATTTTCTCAATCAACCAAAACTTTTTTGAATgagtttaaaattatttttttccccataatGTGATATACACATTTTCTTTAGatgaaaggatgcattaaagtcTTAAAAGATCAGCCCGCGGATAATGTTGAAGGTCTCCTTAATGCCCTCAAGTAAGTTTTCTTTCCTGTtcttaaacaaaaaaagatgCTACAGCTTGTGTAGTTTCATAAATCAtataatcttttttattttcctcCAAAGGTTCACCACAAAACACCTGAATGATGAGTCCACTCCAAAAAATATCAGAACAATGCTACAGTAATGGTTTTAAGTGAAGCGGGTCAATATTCTGACCTCAAAAGATgtatatgtttacatttatttaaggaCTTGATGTTAATACTTGGGTGTATTTACATAATCATTCCCTACAAGTTACTGCAATGTAAAGAAAGCAGACCTTTATTCTAAACAAATTGCCTATACTGTCGACAGAAgcacaaatgaataaaaaccaagCAGCCTTATgaaaattcatgaaaaaaaaaaaatcatttgcagttttgttttcaaatgaaTAACCATGATCATGTTAACCAAAGGGGCTGATGCATTGGTTGAGTTACAGTGAAATCCTATTGGCTAAAATGTAGTCAATATTGAATGAGTAAAGCGTGGGATGGTTGTgcttttgtattttgtaatgATGAGAAGAGACAGTTTATAAAAATACCGTAATGTGatgtaaccattttttttttcaaaattgtttttttcagttttttcccAAATCTGTGGTTTGGCTGACTGTGGCGCGAtatcagcttttatttttgttattatgtgACGTGTGTTCTTTATGTCTTTGTGCCTCTTTGTTTCTAACACATTCGATACTCATCAATACAGCtttaaaatctgaaataaaattcacattttgattatatttgtgattaatcTTCTCCaagatagaaaaataaaaattgttactAATTTGAAGTCCTGCAGTAATATTTCAGGTAACAACATG carries:
- the fam49a gene encoding CYFIP-related Rac1 interactor A isoform X2, with the protein product MGNLLKVLTREIENYPHFFLDFENAQPTDCEREVWNQVNAVLQESESILSGLQAYKGAGQEIRDAIQNPNDMLLQERAWNSVCPLVIRLKKFYAFSLKLEEALQSLLESLTCPPYTPTQHLEREQALAKQFAEILHFTLRFDELKMRIPAIQNDFSYYRRTISRNRLNNMNLDIENEVNNEMANRMSLFYAEATPMLKTLSTATTNFVTENKTLPLENTTDCLSTMASVCKVMLETPEYTSRFNSEDTLLFCMRVMVGVIILYDHVHPNGAFNKSSKIDMKGCIKVLKDQPADNVEGLLNALKFTTKHLNDESTPKNIRTMLQ
- the fam49a gene encoding CYFIP-related Rac1 interactor A isoform X3, which gives rise to MGNLLKVLTREIENYPHFFLDFENAQPTDCEREVWNQVNAVLQESESILSGLQAYKGAGQEIRDAIQNPNDMLLQERAWNSVCPLVIRLKKFYAFSLKLEEALQSLLESLTCPPYTPTQHLEREQALAKQFAEILHFTLRFDELKMRIPAIQNDFSYYRRTISRNRLNNMNLDIENEVNNEMANRMSLFYAEATPMLKTLSTATTNFVTENKTLPLENTTDCLSTMASVCKVMLETPEYTSRFNSEDTLLFCMRVMVGVIILYDHVHPNGAFNKSSKIDMKGCIKVLKDQPADNVEGLLNALK
- the fam49a gene encoding CYFIP-related Rac1 interactor A isoform X1, which gives rise to MGNLLKVLTCTELDQGPNFFLDFENAQPTDCEREVWNQVNAVLQESESILSGLQAYKGAGQEIRDAIQNPNDMLLQERAWNSVCPLVIRLKKFYAFSLKLEEALQSLLESLTCPPYTPTQHLEREQALAKQFAEILHFTLRFDELKMRIPAIQNDFSYYRRTISRNRLNNMNLDIENEVNNEMANRMSLFYAEATPMLKTLSTATTNFVTENKTLPLENTTDCLSTMASVCKVMLETPEYTSRFNSEDTLLFCMRVMVGVIILYDHVHPNGAFNKSSKIDMKGCIKVLKDQPADNVEGLLNALKFTTKHLNDESTPKNIRTMLQ